A DNA window from Rhizobium jaguaris contains the following coding sequences:
- a CDS encoding sugar phosphate isomerase/epimerase family protein, translating to MTNPAKAIRIGTMIKATNEDAAAGIAKIADLGFESFEPFFWQTTNGQNLAELGKRCIGAIGDRDITISTIGMFGNPLEGTDLDQQTLQGWKDCIDNAHHFGATCVAGFTGRIRNKPLTDSLPRYKQVWSELAKRAADKGIKIAFENCAMDGNWATGDWNIAHNPDAWELIFNETPDDNIGLEWEPCHQMVYLIEPLPQIRKWAKKIFHVHGKDATIRWDVIREHGIFGKEKFVFMRTPGFGDSNWTDVISELRLAGWSGSIDIEGWHDPVYRNELEMTGQIHGLNYLKKSRGGDFVE from the coding sequence ATGACAAATCCGGCAAAGGCCATCCGCATCGGGACGATGATCAAGGCGACCAACGAAGATGCCGCTGCAGGCATCGCCAAGATCGCCGATCTCGGCTTCGAAAGCTTCGAACCCTTCTTCTGGCAGACGACCAACGGCCAGAACCTTGCGGAGCTCGGCAAGCGTTGCATCGGTGCCATTGGCGACCGCGACATTACCATTTCCACGATCGGCATGTTCGGCAATCCGCTCGAAGGCACCGACCTCGACCAGCAGACGCTGCAGGGCTGGAAGGATTGCATCGACAACGCCCATCATTTCGGCGCAACCTGCGTCGCCGGCTTTACGGGCCGTATCCGCAACAAGCCGCTCACCGACAGCTTGCCGCGTTACAAGCAGGTCTGGAGCGAGCTTGCCAAGCGTGCCGCCGACAAGGGCATCAAGATCGCCTTCGAGAACTGCGCCATGGACGGCAACTGGGCGACCGGCGACTGGAATATCGCACATAACCCGGATGCCTGGGAGTTGATCTTCAACGAAACGCCCGACGACAATATCGGCCTCGAATGGGAGCCGTGCCACCAGATGGTCTATCTCATTGAGCCGCTGCCGCAGATCCGCAAATGGGCAAAGAAAATCTTCCACGTCCACGGCAAGGACGCGACGATCCGCTGGGATGTCATCAGGGAACACGGCATTTTCGGCAAGGAGAAGTTCGTCTTCATGCGCACGCCGGGTTTCGGCGACAGCAATTGGACGGACGTCATCTCCGAACTGCGCCTTGCCGGCTGGTCCGGTTCGATCGATATCGAAGGCTGGCACGATCCGGTCTATCGCAACGAACTGGAAATGACTGGCCAGATCCATGGTCTGAACTATCTCAAGAAGAGCCGCGGTGGCGATTTCGTCGAATAA
- a CDS encoding carbohydrate ABC transporter permease — protein sequence MDKSQNAGRAGYYLYMIPGMLGFILVVLVPLIANFAISFTTWKGGNIAPRYVGIENYQRLLADTVFWSSIQHTVLFIISMTIVPILLGLVLAAVLFDYISAQFSETWSSFFRAGFYLPQILPLTAAGVLWAWILNPVGIINAVLKGIGLDFLAKNWLGDASFALWAVSAVIVWVQVGYCLVVFMSGLARVDPSLYEAAELDNASWFGRFRYITIPMLMPEIFVVALTTLIAALKVFAPIYVLTSGGPDNATTVPSYLSYYHFFTTNRVGYAAAIATLQTVMTIVLGIAFLRMQSKQEGGR from the coding sequence ATGGACAAGTCTCAGAACGCCGGGAGGGCGGGGTACTACCTTTATATGATCCCAGGCATGCTGGGGTTTATCCTGGTGGTGCTCGTACCGTTAATCGCCAACTTCGCGATCAGCTTCACCACCTGGAAAGGTGGAAACATTGCGCCGCGCTATGTCGGAATCGAGAACTACCAGAGGCTGCTCGCCGATACGGTGTTCTGGAGTTCGATCCAGCACACGGTTCTGTTCATCATTTCGATGACGATCGTGCCCATTCTTCTTGGGCTGGTTCTGGCGGCGGTTCTGTTCGACTATATCAGTGCGCAGTTCAGCGAAACCTGGTCGAGTTTCTTTCGCGCCGGCTTCTATCTGCCGCAGATTTTGCCGCTGACGGCCGCCGGCGTTCTCTGGGCCTGGATCCTCAACCCGGTCGGTATCATCAACGCGGTGCTGAAAGGGATTGGCCTCGATTTCTTGGCGAAGAATTGGCTGGGGGACGCAAGCTTTGCGCTCTGGGCGGTTTCGGCCGTCATCGTCTGGGTTCAGGTCGGCTATTGCCTGGTCGTGTTCATGTCCGGATTGGCGCGTGTGGACCCTTCGCTCTACGAAGCCGCCGAACTCGACAATGCGAGCTGGTTCGGACGGTTTCGCTACATCACCATCCCCATGCTCATGCCCGAGATTTTTGTCGTCGCCCTTACAACGCTGATCGCGGCGCTCAAGGTCTTCGCGCCGATTTACGTTCTGACATCCGGCGGCCCCGACAACGCGACGACGGTGCCTTCCTATCTGTCCTACTATCATTTCTTCACGACAAACCGCGTCGGCTATGCAGCGGCGATCGCGACCCTGCAGACCGTGATGACGATAGTGCTCGGCATCGCCTTCCTGCGCATGCAGTCGAAACAAGAGGGAGGGCGCTAA
- a CDS encoding ABC transporter substrate-binding protein, whose protein sequence is MNMFSKLAISAGMSLLLAAGVAQAQNKTFNVWWYELPDTPQAKAWTQALGELKAKHPDVTINFEQKTFEQLQKAGSLILNSDQAPDVLEYNKGNATAGLVASQGLLTPLDDEFKSRGWDKILSDTKTQLSKYDQNGIYGSGPMIGIPAYAEFVSVFYNVDMFQANGIKVPTTLEEFEAALDAFKKKGITPLAYGTVDSNGQHLLYTLALTQADDTWVKNYQGLKAALDTKPFLFAAQKIVDWVNKGYISKDSTGLKGTGGADNLFSSGKSPMFVSGTWNNGNFATNIKNFKWSQFVFPTPKYSTGSTGSMFMVPKSAKNKDLAEEFIGLVLSKENQNAQANLGGVAIAADPAAITDEVGKRNVEIFNQISDKGGLGFYPDWPVPGYYELLIQATTGLVNGSSTPDQFVARLKKAYDDVQAAQ, encoded by the coding sequence ATGAATATGTTTTCGAAGCTGGCGATCAGCGCCGGCATGTCGCTTCTGTTGGCTGCCGGTGTAGCGCAAGCCCAGAACAAGACATTTAATGTCTGGTGGTACGAGCTGCCGGATACGCCTCAAGCCAAGGCGTGGACGCAGGCGCTCGGCGAACTGAAAGCCAAGCATCCCGACGTCACCATCAATTTCGAACAGAAGACCTTCGAGCAGTTGCAAAAGGCTGGCAGCCTCATCCTTAATTCGGACCAGGCGCCGGATGTGCTCGAATATAACAAGGGCAACGCCACGGCCGGCCTCGTCGCTTCACAGGGACTGCTGACGCCGCTCGACGACGAATTCAAGTCGCGCGGCTGGGACAAGATTCTGAGCGATACCAAGACCCAGCTCAGCAAATACGACCAGAATGGCATTTATGGCTCCGGTCCGATGATCGGCATCCCCGCCTATGCCGAATTTGTCTCGGTTTTCTATAACGTTGACATGTTCCAAGCGAACGGCATCAAGGTGCCCACCACTCTGGAGGAGTTCGAGGCAGCTCTCGATGCCTTCAAGAAGAAGGGCATTACGCCGCTTGCCTATGGCACGGTGGATTCCAACGGGCAGCATCTGCTGTATACGCTGGCGCTGACGCAGGCAGACGACACCTGGGTCAAGAATTACCAGGGCCTCAAGGCTGCGCTGGACACCAAGCCCTTCCTGTTTGCCGCTCAGAAGATCGTCGACTGGGTCAACAAGGGTTACATCTCCAAGGATTCGACCGGTCTCAAGGGCACGGGCGGTGCCGACAACCTGTTTTCTTCCGGCAAATCGCCAATGTTTGTCAGCGGTACTTGGAACAACGGCAATTTCGCTACCAATATCAAGAACTTCAAGTGGAGCCAGTTCGTCTTCCCGACGCCGAAGTACAGCACCGGCTCCACGGGCAGCATGTTCATGGTGCCGAAGAGCGCCAAGAACAAGGATCTTGCCGAAGAGTTCATCGGCCTTGTGTTGAGCAAGGAAAACCAGAACGCACAGGCAAATCTTGGCGGTGTCGCCATCGCCGCCGATCCGGCAGCCATTACCGATGAGGTGGGCAAGCGCAATGTGGAGATCTTCAATCAGATCTCCGACAAGGGTGGCCTCGGCTTCTATCCGGATTGGCCGGTACCCGGCTACTATGAGCTCCTCATCCAGGCGACCACGGGTCTGGTGAATGGCTCGTCGACGCCCGACCAGTTCGTCGCGCGCCTGAAGAAGGCCTATGACGACGTGCAGGCGGCGCAATAA